In a genomic window of Streptomyces puniciscabiei:
- a CDS encoding sugar ABC transporter ATP-binding protein, which produces MSTPLVEAEGIVKRYGPTVALADGRLTVRPGESHALVGRNGAGKSTLVNVLTGLQAPDAGTIRFDGTPAPALAARDAWRRKVACVYQKPTVVPELTVAENLFLNRQPTGRGLISWRRLRRQAAELLDTWDVRVDPEARTADLRVEDRQMVEIARALSFGARFIVLDEPTAQLDNREIERLFTRMRSLQDSGVTFLFISHHLQEVYEVCQTVTVLRDARWITTAPVADLPKAALVEAMAGESVAEQAVRRTVVDDGAPVLLRAQGLTSPAYQDVDLTVRRGEVVGLAGSSGSGKTELAESFAGLHTPTGGTAQLDKERLPFGDVTAALRAGVGCVPRDRHEQGLVSGMSIGDNATLSVLDRLGRAGFVATDARRRFAAELIDRLDIHAEGPDQPVSDLSGGNAQKVVMARALASGPRLLILINPTAGVDVKSKESLLARMDSAREDGTAVLVVSDELDDLRRCDRVLVLFHGRVVAEHPAGWRDHELIASIEGVDHG; this is translated from the coding sequence ATGAGCACACCGCTTGTGGAAGCCGAGGGGATCGTCAAGCGCTACGGCCCCACCGTCGCCCTCGCCGACGGCCGGCTCACCGTCCGCCCCGGCGAGTCCCACGCCCTGGTCGGCCGCAACGGCGCCGGCAAGTCCACCCTCGTCAACGTCCTCACCGGCCTGCAGGCACCGGACGCGGGCACCATCCGCTTCGACGGCACGCCCGCGCCCGCGCTCGCCGCCCGGGACGCCTGGCGCCGCAAGGTGGCCTGCGTCTACCAGAAGCCCACGGTCGTCCCGGAGCTGACGGTCGCCGAGAACCTGTTCCTCAACCGGCAGCCGACCGGCCGCGGCCTCATCAGCTGGCGCCGCCTGCGCCGGCAGGCCGCCGAACTCCTCGACACCTGGGACGTGCGCGTCGACCCCGAGGCGCGCACCGCCGACCTCAGGGTCGAGGACCGCCAGATGGTCGAGATCGCCCGCGCGCTGAGCTTCGGCGCCCGGTTCATCGTGCTGGACGAACCCACCGCCCAGCTCGACAACCGGGAGATCGAACGGCTCTTCACCCGCATGCGCTCCCTGCAGGACTCCGGCGTCACCTTCCTGTTCATCTCCCACCACCTGCAGGAGGTGTACGAGGTCTGTCAGACGGTCACCGTGCTGCGCGACGCCCGCTGGATCACCACCGCCCCCGTCGCCGACCTGCCGAAGGCGGCGCTGGTGGAGGCCATGGCTGGGGAGTCCGTCGCCGAACAGGCGGTACGTCGTACGGTGGTTGACGACGGGGCTCCGGTCCTGCTGCGAGCACAGGGCCTCACCTCACCGGCGTACCAGGACGTCGACCTCACCGTTCGCCGCGGTGAGGTCGTCGGACTCGCCGGCTCCAGCGGCAGCGGCAAGACCGAGCTCGCCGAGTCCTTCGCCGGGCTGCACACCCCGACCGGTGGCACCGCTCAACTCGACAAGGAACGCCTGCCGTTCGGGGACGTCACGGCCGCCCTGCGGGCCGGCGTCGGCTGTGTGCCCCGCGACCGGCACGAGCAGGGACTGGTGTCCGGCATGAGCATCGGCGACAACGCCACGCTGAGCGTGCTGGACCGGCTGGGCCGGGCCGGATTCGTCGCCACCGACGCGCGGCGCCGCTTCGCCGCCGAGCTGATCGACCGCCTAGACATCCACGCCGAGGGCCCCGACCAGCCGGTGTCCGACCTGTCCGGCGGCAACGCCCAGAAGGTGGTGATGGCCCGCGCCCTCGCGTCCGGCCCCCGCCTCCTGATCCTGATCAACCCCACCGCCGGTGTCGACGTGAAGTCCAAGGAGTCGCTGCTGGCCCGCATGGACAGCGCCCGCGAGGACGGCACCGCCGTGCTCGTCGTCTCCGACGAACTCGACGACCTGCGCCGCTGCGACCGCGTCCTCGTCCTCTTCCACGGCCGTGTCGTCGCCGAGCACCCGGCCGGCTGGCGCGACCACGAGCTGATCGCCTCCATCGAAGGAGTTGACCATGGCTGA
- a CDS encoding sugar ABC transporter substrate-binding protein, whose product MPASTVRKRSRSRIIGAVALAAGASLMLAACGSTKDTASAGSGGTGKVGVILPLLTSPFWQSYNDYVPKMARSEGVEVLKTVNSNSDPSQQITDIDNELTQGVKGLVVAPLDSAAIQAGLDQAERKGVPVVAVDVAPDKGKVAMVVRADNVAYGEKACDYLGQHVSSGKVVQVMGDLASVNGRDRSAAFRSCVKKKYPKLKVLEIPAKWESDTAAAKLDTLLNANPDIKGIYLQAGGVYLAPTLQTLKSKNMLKAAGQKGHIAIVSNDGIPQEFDAIRKGEIDATVSQPADAYAKYGLYYIKAAMAGKTFKPGPTDHGSTIVELPGGILEDQLPAPLVTKANVDDPQLWGNTVK is encoded by the coding sequence ATGCCCGCCAGCACAGTCAGGAAGCGCAGCAGGTCACGGATCATCGGCGCGGTGGCTCTGGCCGCCGGTGCCTCGCTCATGCTCGCCGCCTGCGGCAGCACCAAGGACACCGCGAGCGCGGGCAGCGGCGGCACCGGCAAGGTGGGCGTGATCCTGCCGCTGCTGACCTCGCCGTTCTGGCAGTCGTACAACGACTACGTGCCCAAGATGGCCAGGTCCGAGGGCGTCGAGGTGCTGAAGACGGTCAACTCCAACAGCGACCCCTCCCAGCAGATCACCGACATCGACAACGAACTCACCCAGGGCGTCAAGGGACTGGTGGTCGCCCCGCTGGACAGCGCCGCGATCCAGGCCGGACTCGACCAGGCCGAGCGCAAGGGCGTCCCCGTGGTCGCCGTGGACGTCGCGCCCGACAAGGGCAAGGTCGCCATGGTGGTGCGCGCCGACAACGTGGCCTACGGCGAGAAGGCCTGCGACTACCTCGGACAGCACGTGAGCAGCGGCAAGGTCGTACAGGTCATGGGCGACCTTGCCTCGGTCAACGGCCGGGACCGCTCCGCGGCCTTCCGGTCCTGCGTGAAGAAGAAGTACCCGAAGCTGAAGGTGCTGGAGATCCCCGCCAAGTGGGAGTCCGACACCGCCGCCGCCAAGCTCGACACGCTCCTCAACGCCAACCCCGACATCAAGGGGATCTACCTGCAGGCCGGCGGTGTCTACCTCGCGCCGACCCTGCAGACCCTGAAGTCCAAGAACATGCTGAAAGCGGCCGGGCAGAAGGGCCACATCGCGATCGTCTCCAACGACGGCATCCCGCAGGAGTTCGACGCCATCCGCAAGGGCGAGATCGACGCCACGGTCTCCCAGCCCGCCGACGCCTACGCCAAGTACGGCCTGTACTACATCAAGGCCGCGATGGCCGGGAAGACGTTCAAGCCGGGGCCGACCGACCACGGGTCCACGATCGTCGAACTGCCCGGCGGCATCCTCGAGGACCAGCTGCCCGCGCCCCTGGTCACCAAGGCCAACGTCGACGATCCCCAACTGTGGGGCAACACGGTCAAATGA
- a CDS encoding FadR/GntR family transcriptional regulator: MDEEEVPQKGTVTQRAIEEIKAMIAEGRLEPGQRLPTERDLAARLGISRSSMREAIRALTVMGVLEARHGSGIYVTALEAGDLLETFGVVADLSRGPRLVELLEVRRILESTATALAAARITEDQLTAVEKHLAAMNATDDPEEILAHDLAFHREIAAAAGNETMAAILEGLSSRTFRARVWRGYQEEGAFARTRREHAAIHRALTARDPEAARAAAAAHVGEVEEWLRAQLGGQAGE; the protein is encoded by the coding sequence GTGGACGAGGAGGAAGTGCCGCAGAAGGGCACGGTGACCCAGCGCGCCATCGAGGAGATCAAGGCGATGATCGCCGAGGGCCGGCTGGAGCCCGGCCAGCGGCTGCCCACCGAGCGGGATCTCGCGGCCCGGCTGGGCATCTCCCGCAGCTCGATGCGGGAGGCGATCCGCGCCCTGACCGTGATGGGCGTCCTGGAGGCCCGGCACGGTTCCGGCATCTACGTCACCGCCCTGGAGGCCGGCGACCTGCTGGAGACCTTCGGGGTGGTCGCGGACCTGTCCCGTGGCCCCCGCCTGGTGGAGCTGCTGGAGGTCCGCCGGATCCTGGAGTCGACGGCGACCGCGCTGGCCGCCGCGCGCATCACCGAGGACCAGCTCACCGCCGTCGAGAAGCACCTGGCGGCGATGAACGCCACCGACGACCCCGAGGAGATCCTCGCCCACGACCTCGCCTTCCACCGCGAGATCGCCGCCGCGGCGGGCAACGAGACCATGGCCGCCATCCTGGAGGGCCTGTCCTCGCGCACCTTCCGCGCCCGGGTCTGGCGCGGCTACCAGGAGGAGGGCGCCTTCGCCCGCACCCGCCGCGAACACGCCGCCATCCACCGCGCCCTCACCGCCCGCGACCCGGAGGCGGCACGAGCGGCGGCGGCGGCCCACGTCGGCGAGGTGGAGGAGTGGCTGCGGGCACAGCTCGGGGGGCAGGCCGGGGAGTAG
- a CDS encoding alpha-mannosidase, translated as MHDDRTLVEGRLRRVLDERIRPAVYPESVPLQVAVWHAPGEPVPVEEGLAAEPNPVEVGARWGAPWGTSWFRVTGTVPEAWAGRTVEALLDLGFDENMPGFQCEGLVYRPDGTPVKGLNPRNQWVRVGAPVAGGEEVVLHIEAASNPVILDYRPFRPTRLGDKDTAGHEPQYTLTRMDLAVFDETVWQLVMDLEVLGELMAELPVDSARRHDILRAVERALDAVDLQDVNGTADRARAELTGVLSAPAVPSAHRISAVGHAHIDSAWLWPLRETVRKVARTTSNMTALIEDEPEFVFAMSQAQQWAWVKQHRPEVWARVKKAVAEGRFVPAGGMWVESDTNMPGSEAMARQFVHGKRFFLDEFGIENEEAWLPDTFGFAAGLPQIIRAAGSRWLLTQKISWSQTNRFPHHTFQWEGIDGTRIFTHFPPVDTYNCSMKGSELAHAARNFKDKGRARHSLAPTGWGDGGGGTTREMVAKAARLRDLEGSATVVWETPRAFFEKAEAEYPEPPVWVGELYLELHRATLTSQAKTKQGNRRSEHLLREAELWAATAAVRTGFPYPYEELDRIWKTVLLHQFHDILPGSSIAWVHREARATYERIAAELNDIVRAAQRALAGDGDRDLVFNSAPHPRAAVAAGGAAVPAVTGHTRLAPRGNGGFVLDNGLLRIGIDPRGLVVSAYDITADRETIAPGKSANLLQLHPDFPNMWDAWDVDAFYRNTVTDLTQADEVSAGEDGMSVRIVRSFGASRVTQELSLPPGERRLVIDTEVDWHETEKFLKLAFPLDLHAERYAAETQFGHVFRPTHTNTSWEAAKFEACNHRFVHLKEPGWGVAVVNDSTYGHDVTRAVRTDGDRGTTTTVRVSLLRAPRFPDPETDQGVHRFQHALVPGASIADAVREGWRINLPERHVTGAHDVAPLVTADDDAVVITAVKLADDGSGDVVVRFHEAHGGRARATLTAGFEVADVTVTDLLERPAGEGEPPVRDGRRIAVALRPFQLMTLRLRRR; from the coding sequence ATGCATGACGACCGCACTCTGGTGGAGGGCCGCCTCCGGCGCGTCCTCGACGAACGCATCCGCCCCGCCGTGTACCCCGAGTCCGTGCCGCTGCAGGTCGCGGTGTGGCACGCGCCAGGCGAGCCCGTGCCGGTCGAGGAGGGACTCGCGGCCGAGCCGAACCCCGTCGAGGTCGGCGCCCGCTGGGGTGCTCCGTGGGGCACCAGCTGGTTCCGGGTGACCGGGACCGTGCCCGAGGCGTGGGCCGGGAGGACCGTCGAGGCCCTGCTCGACCTGGGCTTCGACGAGAACATGCCCGGCTTCCAGTGCGAGGGCCTGGTCTACCGGCCCGACGGCACCCCCGTGAAGGGCCTCAACCCCCGCAACCAGTGGGTGCGCGTCGGCGCCCCGGTGGCGGGCGGCGAGGAGGTGGTCCTGCACATCGAGGCCGCCTCCAACCCGGTCATCCTCGACTACCGCCCCTTCCGGCCCACCCGGCTCGGCGACAAGGACACCGCCGGGCACGAACCGCAGTACACCCTCACCCGCATGGACCTCGCCGTCTTCGACGAGACCGTCTGGCAGCTGGTCATGGACCTGGAGGTGCTCGGCGAGCTGATGGCCGAGCTGCCCGTGGACTCCGCGCGCCGGCACGACATCCTGCGCGCCGTCGAGCGGGCCCTGGACGCCGTCGACCTGCAGGACGTGAACGGCACGGCCGACCGCGCCCGCGCCGAACTCACCGGAGTGCTCTCGGCCCCGGCCGTACCGTCCGCGCACCGGATCAGCGCCGTCGGGCACGCGCACATCGACTCGGCCTGGCTGTGGCCGCTCAGGGAGACGGTCCGCAAGGTGGCCCGTACGACCTCCAACATGACCGCGCTCATCGAGGACGAGCCGGAGTTCGTCTTCGCCATGTCCCAGGCCCAGCAGTGGGCCTGGGTGAAGCAGCACCGGCCCGAGGTGTGGGCGCGGGTGAAGAAGGCCGTGGCGGAGGGGCGGTTCGTGCCGGCCGGCGGGATGTGGGTGGAGTCGGACACCAACATGCCGGGCTCGGAGGCGATGGCCCGGCAGTTCGTGCACGGCAAACGGTTCTTCCTCGACGAGTTCGGGATCGAGAACGAGGAGGCCTGGCTGCCCGACACCTTCGGCTTCGCCGCCGGGCTCCCGCAGATCATCAGGGCGGCCGGCTCCAGGTGGCTGCTGACCCAGAAGATCTCCTGGTCCCAGACGAACAGGTTCCCGCACCACACCTTCCAGTGGGAGGGCATCGACGGCACCCGGATCTTCACCCACTTCCCGCCCGTCGACACCTACAACTGTTCCATGAAGGGCAGTGAACTCGCCCACGCGGCACGCAACTTCAAGGACAAGGGGCGCGCCCGGCACTCCCTGGCGCCCACCGGCTGGGGCGACGGAGGCGGCGGCACCACCCGCGAGATGGTCGCCAAGGCGGCCCGGCTGCGCGACCTCGAGGGCTCGGCCACCGTCGTCTGGGAGACCCCCCGCGCCTTCTTCGAGAAGGCCGAGGCCGAGTACCCGGAACCGCCCGTCTGGGTCGGCGAGCTGTACCTGGAACTGCACCGGGCCACCCTCACCAGCCAGGCGAAGACCAAGCAGGGCAACCGGCGCAGCGAACACCTGCTGCGGGAGGCCGAGCTGTGGGCGGCCACCGCGGCCGTACGCACCGGATTCCCCTACCCCTACGAGGAGCTGGACCGGATCTGGAAGACGGTCCTGCTGCACCAGTTCCACGACATCCTGCCCGGCTCGTCCATCGCCTGGGTGCACCGGGAGGCACGGGCGACGTACGAGCGGATCGCCGCCGAGCTGAACGACATCGTCCGCGCGGCGCAGCGGGCCCTGGCCGGGGACGGAGACCGGGACCTGGTCTTCAATTCGGCGCCGCACCCCCGGGCCGCGGTCGCCGCGGGCGGTGCCGCCGTCCCCGCCGTGACGGGCCACACCCGGCTCGCCCCGCGCGGGAACGGCGGATTCGTGCTGGACAACGGACTGCTCCGGATCGGCATCGACCCGCGGGGCCTGGTGGTCTCCGCCTACGACATCACCGCCGACCGCGAGACCATCGCCCCCGGCAAGAGCGCGAACCTCCTCCAGCTCCACCCGGACTTCCCGAACATGTGGGACGCGTGGGACGTGGACGCCTTCTACCGCAACACGGTCACGGACCTCACGCAGGCGGACGAGGTGAGTGCCGGCGAGGACGGGATGTCGGTGCGGATCGTCCGGTCCTTCGGCGCCTCCCGGGTCACCCAGGAGCTGTCACTGCCGCCGGGCGAGCGGAGGCTGGTCATCGACACCGAGGTCGACTGGCACGAGACGGAGAAGTTCCTCAAGCTGGCCTTCCCGCTCGACCTGCACGCCGAACGGTACGCCGCCGAGACCCAGTTCGGGCATGTCTTCCGCCCCACGCACACCAACACCTCCTGGGAGGCGGCCAAGTTCGAGGCGTGCAACCACCGCTTCGTCCACCTGAAGGAGCCCGGCTGGGGCGTGGCCGTCGTCAACGACTCGACGTACGGCCACGACGTGACCCGCGCGGTGCGCACCGACGGCGACCGCGGTACGACGACCACGGTGCGTGTCTCCCTGCTGCGCGCCCCGCGCTTCCCCGACCCCGAGACCGACCAGGGCGTCCACCGCTTCCAGCACGCCCTGGTGCCGGGCGCCTCGATCGCCGACGCGGTCCGCGAGGGCTGGCGGATCAACCTGCCGGAACGGCACGTCACCGGCGCCCATGACGTCGCCCCGCTGGTCACCGCCGACGACGACGCCGTAGTGATCACGGCGGTGAAACTCGCCGACGACGGCAGCGGGGACGTGGTGGTCCGCTTCCACGAGGCCCACGGCGGCCGGGCCCGGGCGACGCTCACCGCCGGGTTCGAGGTGGCGGACGTGACCGTGACCGACCTGCTGGAACGGCCGGCGGGCGAGGGCGAGCCGCCGGTGCGGGACGGCCGCCGGATCGCCGTGGCGCTGCGGCCGTTCCAGCTGATGACGCTCCGGTTGCGCCGCCGCTGA
- a CDS encoding endo-beta-N-acetylglucosaminidase, which yields MNPSRRTVLIAGAAAGLFPLPAVAAVRPRAGATPPYASYWYPDSLPAGSPGPGITWRGLKSWRAADDPDLAFNAASVPLAARFTPTPANPTARSGRARIQALVSFGPTSANPSQGSATADYYALTHWAYLDELVFWGGSAGEGLILAPNAPIVDAAHRHGVPVLGNIFLPPVAYGGQLQWTRDLVQKDAAGHHPLAAQLVAVAAAYGFDGWFVNAETGGGNSALGQAMLGFVKELKALAAAEGQRVTWYDAMTVSGTVGWQGALNNQNQAFFQAADDMFVDFRWSAATLASSGTKADQLGRSRYELWAGVDVESNGSDTPVDWDTIVPSGKPHVTSIGFYRPEWTRNHLPADQRSPEDFHAADDRFWTGRSLDPSRPDPTDPWRAPAVSVADRSTVTSLPFATVFNTGHGLRWYEDGAVTSDAPWNHLGLQDRLPARRWVVRTAGERPAVSFDFADAWRGGSSVLVDGELDQPVVVDLYATRLPVGVNSVVELTYRTDAGTVNVEPAVATAEPGGPGTAPPYTYPAVNHGNNRAPVNGVNGWQTVTVPLTGLTGTVHALGVRLTATDGPVRWRLGALAVRDTVTGPAAPTGARVTAATGGDLRLAWNAAPGAVRHYELHRLLPDGTRRFLAGTCQCACFLTGLQPEQGEKTARFELRAVGELYTTSAPVTVTHPW from the coding sequence GTGAACCCCAGCAGACGCACCGTCCTGATCGCCGGCGCCGCCGCCGGTCTGTTCCCGCTGCCCGCCGTCGCGGCCGTCCGTCCCAGAGCCGGGGCGACCCCGCCGTACGCCTCCTACTGGTACCCGGACTCGCTCCCCGCCGGCAGCCCCGGCCCCGGCATCACCTGGCGCGGCCTGAAGAGCTGGCGCGCGGCCGACGACCCCGACCTCGCCTTCAACGCGGCGTCCGTGCCGCTCGCCGCCCGTTTCACCCCGACCCCGGCGAACCCCACCGCCCGCTCCGGCCGGGCCCGCATCCAGGCCCTGGTCTCCTTCGGGCCGACGTCCGCCAACCCCTCCCAGGGCTCGGCCACCGCCGACTACTACGCCCTCACCCACTGGGCCTACCTGGACGAGCTGGTCTTCTGGGGCGGCTCGGCCGGCGAGGGCCTGATCCTCGCGCCGAACGCACCGATCGTGGACGCCGCCCACCGGCACGGCGTCCCGGTGCTGGGGAACATCTTCCTGCCGCCGGTGGCCTACGGCGGCCAGCTGCAGTGGACGCGCGACCTCGTACAGAAGGATGCCGCCGGGCACCACCCGCTCGCCGCGCAGCTCGTCGCGGTCGCGGCGGCCTACGGCTTCGACGGCTGGTTCGTGAACGCCGAGACGGGCGGCGGGAACAGCGCGCTGGGCCAGGCCATGCTCGGGTTCGTCAAGGAGCTGAAGGCGCTCGCGGCGGCCGAGGGTCAGCGGGTGACCTGGTACGACGCGATGACGGTGAGCGGCACGGTCGGCTGGCAGGGCGCGCTGAACAACCAGAACCAGGCCTTCTTCCAGGCCGCCGACGACATGTTCGTGGACTTCCGGTGGAGCGCGGCCACCCTCGCGTCCTCGGGGACGAAGGCGGACCAACTGGGACGCAGCCGCTACGAGTTGTGGGCCGGAGTGGACGTCGAGTCGAACGGGTCCGACACGCCGGTGGACTGGGACACAATCGTGCCGTCCGGCAAGCCGCACGTCACCTCGATCGGCTTCTACCGGCCGGAGTGGACCCGGAACCACCTGCCCGCCGACCAGCGGTCCCCGGAGGACTTCCACGCCGCCGACGACCGGTTCTGGACCGGGCGCTCGCTGGACCCGTCCCGGCCGGACCCGACCGATCCGTGGCGGGCGCCGGCGGTGTCGGTCGCGGACCGGTCCACGGTGACCTCGCTGCCGTTCGCGACCGTCTTCAACACGGGGCACGGGCTGCGCTGGTACGAGGACGGGGCCGTCACCTCGGACGCCCCCTGGAACCACCTCGGGCTGCAGGACCGGCTGCCGGCGCGGCGGTGGGTGGTGCGCACGGCGGGGGAGCGGCCGGCGGTGTCCTTCGACTTCGCCGATGCCTGGCGGGGCGGCAGCAGCGTGCTGGTGGACGGTGAACTCGATCAACCGGTCGTGGTGGATCTGTACGCGACCCGGCTGCCGGTCGGTGTGAACTCGGTCGTCGAGCTCACCTACCGGACCGACGCGGGCACTGTGAACGTCGAGCCGGCGGTGGCGACGGCCGAGCCGGGCGGGCCCGGGACGGCACCGCCGTACACGTATCCGGCCGTGAACCACGGCAACAACCGGGCTCCTGTGAACGGGGTCAACGGCTGGCAGACCGTGACAGTCCCGCTCACCGGGCTGACCGGCACCGTCCACGCCCTCGGCGTCCGCCTCACCGCCACCGATGGCCCGGTCCGCTGGCGTCTCGGCGCCCTCGCCGTCCGGGACACCGTCACCGGCCCCGCCGCCCCCACGGGCGCCCGCGTCACCGCCGCGACCGGTGGCGACCTCCGGCTGGCCTGGAACGCCGCCCCCGGCGCCGTCCGCCACTACGAGCTGCACCGCCTCCTGCCCGACGGCACCCGCCGCTTCCTCGCCGGCACCTGCCAGTGCGCCTGCTTCCTCACCGGCCTCCAGCCCGAACAAGGCGAGAAAACCGCACGATTCGAACTGCGTGCCGTGGGGGAGCTCTACACCACCTCGGCCCCCGTCACCGTCACCCACCCCTGGTAA
- a CDS encoding glycoside hydrolase 5 family protein, with product MPPAVRFGVNYTPSVGWFHHWLDFDLDSVRADLDAIAALGLDHIRVFPLWPYFQPNRTLIRPRAVEQLVALADAAAERGLDVGVDGLQGHLSSFDFLPAWTRTWHRRNLFTDPDVTEGQAAYLRTLAAALADRPNFLGMTVGNEVNQFAAGPHPDPDRITADEAERWLVRMLAACAEGAPGRLHLHASYDAAWYQDDQPFTPGHCARLGDLTAVHSWVFNGTAQRHGRTSVPAEHHAAYLIELSKAWAAEPHRPVWLQEVGAPAPLVPAEHAAAFAEATIGNALDCPDLWGITWWCSHDVSRDLADFPQLEYGLGVFTNDRAPKDIARVLAEAARRPHAAPIPRTTALLVPDDPGRRSHCAPGGPVFDAFFRLVADGARPTTVLDTRADDKDHLAARGITEVVTPDQVLPTPQGGTRS from the coding sequence ATGCCCCCTGCCGTGCGCTTCGGCGTCAACTACACCCCGAGCGTCGGGTGGTTCCACCACTGGCTCGACTTCGACCTCGACTCCGTGCGCGCCGACCTCGACGCGATCGCCGCGCTCGGCCTCGACCACATCCGGGTCTTCCCGCTGTGGCCCTACTTCCAGCCCAACCGGACCCTGATCCGCCCGCGCGCCGTCGAGCAGCTCGTGGCCCTCGCCGACGCGGCAGCCGAACGCGGCCTGGACGTCGGCGTCGACGGCCTGCAGGGGCACTTGAGCAGCTTCGACTTCCTGCCCGCCTGGACCCGCACCTGGCACCGGCGCAACCTCTTCACCGACCCGGACGTGACCGAGGGCCAGGCGGCCTATCTGCGCACCCTCGCCGCCGCCCTCGCCGACCGGCCGAACTTCCTCGGCATGACCGTCGGCAACGAGGTCAACCAGTTCGCCGCCGGCCCCCACCCCGACCCCGACCGCATCACGGCGGACGAGGCCGAGCGATGGCTCGTCCGGATGCTGGCCGCCTGTGCCGAGGGCGCCCCCGGCCGGCTCCATCTGCACGCCTCCTACGACGCCGCCTGGTACCAGGACGACCAGCCCTTCACCCCCGGCCACTGCGCCCGGCTCGGCGACCTCACCGCCGTGCATTCCTGGGTGTTCAACGGCACCGCCCAGCGCCACGGCCGTACCTCCGTGCCGGCCGAGCACCACGCCGCCTACCTGATCGAGCTGAGCAAGGCCTGGGCCGCGGAGCCGCACCGGCCCGTCTGGCTCCAGGAGGTCGGCGCGCCCGCCCCGCTCGTACCCGCCGAGCACGCCGCCGCCTTCGCCGAGGCGACGATCGGGAACGCTCTGGACTGCCCGGACCTGTGGGGGATCACCTGGTGGTGCTCCCACGACGTCTCGCGCGACCTCGCCGACTTTCCCCAACTGGAGTACGGGCTCGGCGTGTTCACCAACGACCGGGCGCCCAAGGACATCGCCCGCGTGCTGGCCGAGGCGGCACGGCGGCCGCACGCGGCCCCCATCCCGCGCACCACGGCCCTCCTCGTACCCGACGATCCGGGCCGCCGCTCCCACTGCGCGCCCGGCGGGCCCGTCTTCGACGCGTTCTTCCGGCTCGTCGCCGACGGCGCCCGCCCCACCACCGTCCTCGACACCCGCGCGGACGACAAGGACCACCTCGCCGCGCGCGGCATCACCGAGGTCGTCACTCCCGATCAGGTACTCCCCACCCCACAAGGAGGCACCCGCTCGTGA
- a CDS encoding carbohydrate ABC transporter permease: protein MSVLEKVRPGPPVTARKERRVTDEHGRRIRVGELAWRYLLLLAVLALTVGPFLWQLSTSLKGPTEDIYGSPPSFLPAHPTLHNYTRVADTIPVWDYALNSLKVATANVVTNCVGSALAGYALARLRFRGRRVTTLVFVLAMLVPVEGIVIAQFTTMRELGLNNTLIGVVLPGAVGAMNVLLMRNAFRNLPYEIEEAAYVDGANVWQRFLRVALPSVKGTLAVVAIFAFMGAWDDFLWPLIVLSDPSKFTLTIGLNYLHGTFANDERLVAAGTVIAVAPLIALFACLQRYFFRGVGEGAVKG from the coding sequence GTGAGCGTCCTGGAGAAGGTGCGGCCCGGGCCGCCGGTCACCGCGCGCAAGGAGCGGCGCGTCACCGACGAGCACGGCCGGCGCATCCGCGTCGGCGAGCTGGCCTGGCGCTATCTGCTGCTGCTCGCCGTCCTCGCGCTGACCGTCGGCCCGTTCCTCTGGCAGCTGTCCACCTCCCTCAAGGGCCCCACCGAGGACATCTACGGCTCACCGCCGAGCTTCCTGCCCGCGCACCCCACCCTGCACAACTACACCCGGGTCGCCGACACCATCCCCGTCTGGGACTACGCCCTGAACTCCCTCAAGGTCGCCACCGCCAACGTCGTCACCAACTGCGTCGGCTCGGCGCTCGCCGGGTACGCCCTGGCCCGGCTGCGCTTCCGTGGCCGGCGCGTGACCACCCTGGTGTTCGTGCTGGCGATGCTCGTGCCGGTCGAGGGCATCGTCATCGCCCAGTTCACCACCATGCGCGAACTCGGCCTGAACAACACGCTCATCGGCGTCGTGCTGCCCGGCGCGGTCGGCGCGATGAACGTGCTGCTGATGCGGAACGCGTTCCGGAACCTGCCGTACGAGATCGAGGAGGCGGCCTACGTCGACGGCGCCAACGTCTGGCAGCGGTTCCTGCGCGTCGCCCTGCCCTCGGTGAAGGGCACGCTGGCCGTCGTCGCGATCTTCGCCTTCATGGGCGCCTGGGACGACTTCCTGTGGCCCCTGATCGTGCTCAGCGACCCGTCCAAGTTCACCCTCACCATCGGCCTGAACTACCTGCACGGCACCTTCGCGAACGACGAACGCCTCGTCGCCGCCGGCACCGTGATCGCCGTGGCCCCGCTCATCGCGCTGTTCGCCTGCCTGCAGCGGTACTTCTTCCGCGGGGTCGGCGAGGGGGCCGTGAAGGGCTGA